One genomic region from Clostridium saccharobutylicum DSM 13864 encodes:
- the smpB gene encoding SsrA-binding protein SmpB, whose translation MVRKKNENSLAENRKARHDYFVEEAMEAGLVLVGTEVKSIRKGRVNLKDCYADIYNGEIFIKNMHISPYEQGNIFNVDPVRERKLLLHKDQIRRLDALVCQDGYTLVPLSLYLKEGKVKVALGVCKGKKNYDKRDAMLEKAQKRDIDRAIKERNRY comes from the coding sequence GTGGTAAGAAAGAAAAATGAAAATTCATTAGCTGAAAATAGAAAGGCTAGACATGATTACTTTGTTGAGGAAGCAATGGAAGCTGGATTGGTTTTAGTTGGAACAGAGGTTAAATCTATAAGAAAAGGAAGAGTAAACCTTAAAGATTGTTATGCTGATATATACAATGGAGAAATATTTATAAAGAACATGCATATAAGTCCTTATGAGCAAGGAAATATATTTAATGTAGATCCAGTAAGAGAAAGAAAATTATTATTGCATAAAGATCAAATAAGAAGATTAGATGCTTTAGTATGCCAAGATGGATATACTTTAGTACCTTTATCACTTTATTTAAAAGAAGGTAAGGTTAAGGTTGCACTTGGAGTATGCAAAGGTAAGAAAAATTATGATAAGAGAGATGCAATGCTTGAAAAAGCACAAAAGAGAGATATTGACAGAGCTATAAAAGAAAGAAATAGATATTAA
- the rnr gene encoding ribonuclease R, with the protein MGIKQTLASFMRETAYTPMDIEELVAIFDIKKNEYNAFKKTLKMMEHEGIIRRTKTNRYMIAEGEEHQEEGLVIGTLQSHAKGFGFLIPEEEGQKDVFIPSNCINGAFNGDKISVKVTREDTKTKKREGIVVEILERNTSKIVGVYEDSKNFGFVISEDTRMTQDIFISKKDRNNAKDGDVVIVKITKWPDGKRKPEGVVTEILGRKGDRGIDILMIIKKLGLPEEFPTKVLNFAENISEEIDEQEYLSRRDLRDLRMVTIDGEDAKDLDDAVSIEKLPNGNFRLGVHIADVTNYVRENNPLDREALKRATSVYLIDRVVPMLPRKLSNGICSLNPRVDRLTLTCFMEINNKGMVVDHEIVESIIKTNERMTYTDVTKILKDHDEELIKKYDYLYDDFKLMEELCNILREKRTRRGAIDFEIAEAKIILNELGKPIEIKPYEREIANRMIEEFMLAANETVAEHMFKTKIPFVYRIHESPDEEKLTKFKEFVYNLGYNISWTEEIHPKSFQEILEKVKGQNEETVVSTLLLRSMMQAKYAPACIGHFGLAAQYYCHFTSPIRRYPDLQIHRIIKEYLHAQIDEKRYNRLKNIVGYAAKQSSEMERKAQDAEREVDDLKKAEYMQDRIGEEFEGIISSVTSFGIFVELPSTIEGLVHVNDLNDDYYVFNESHLSLTGERTKKVYKLGDKVKVECVDVDIANREIFFRITEEPKREDEIADKDDSQIQIK; encoded by the coding sequence ATGGGAATAAAGCAAACATTAGCAAGTTTTATGAGAGAAACTGCATATACCCCAATGGATATTGAAGAATTAGTTGCCATATTTGATATAAAGAAAAATGAATATAATGCATTTAAGAAAACTTTGAAAATGATGGAGCATGAAGGAATAATAAGAAGAACAAAAACTAATAGATATATGATAGCAGAAGGTGAAGAGCATCAGGAAGAAGGATTAGTTATTGGAACTCTACAATCTCATGCAAAAGGTTTTGGATTTTTAATTCCTGAAGAAGAAGGACAGAAGGATGTCTTTATTCCTAGTAATTGTATAAATGGAGCTTTTAATGGTGATAAAATCTCAGTAAAAGTAACAAGGGAAGATACAAAGACTAAGAAAAGGGAAGGTATAGTAGTTGAAATCCTTGAAAGAAATACAAGTAAAATTGTTGGAGTATATGAAGATTCAAAAAACTTTGGCTTTGTAATTTCAGAAGATACTAGAATGACGCAAGATATATTTATATCAAAGAAAGACAGAAACAATGCTAAAGATGGGGACGTAGTTATAGTTAAAATAACAAAATGGCCAGATGGAAAAAGAAAACCAGAAGGTGTTGTTACAGAAATTTTAGGTAGAAAAGGCGATAGAGGAATAGATATTTTAATGATCATTAAAAAGCTTGGATTGCCTGAAGAATTTCCTACTAAAGTATTAAATTTTGCTGAAAATATTTCCGAGGAAATTGATGAACAAGAGTATCTAAGCAGAAGAGATTTAAGAGATTTAAGAATGGTAACAATAGATGGTGAAGATGCTAAGGATTTAGATGATGCTGTATCTATTGAAAAGTTACCAAATGGGAACTTTAGACTAGGAGTTCATATTGCGGATGTAACTAATTATGTTAGAGAGAATAATCCATTGGATAGGGAAGCATTAAAAAGAGCAACTTCGGTTTATTTAATTGATAGAGTTGTTCCAATGCTACCTAGAAAATTATCAAATGGTATATGTTCGTTAAATCCTAGAGTAGACAGACTAACATTAACTTGTTTTATGGAAATAAACAATAAGGGAATGGTTGTAGATCATGAAATAGTTGAATCTATTATTAAAACTAATGAAAGAATGACATATACAGATGTTACAAAGATTTTAAAAGATCATGATGAAGAGTTAATAAAAAAATATGATTATCTTTATGATGATTTTAAGTTAATGGAAGAGCTTTGTAATATTTTAAGAGAGAAGAGAACTAGAAGAGGAGCCATTGATTTTGAAATCGCAGAAGCTAAAATAATATTAAATGAATTAGGTAAACCAATTGAGATTAAACCTTATGAACGTGAAATTGCTAATAGAATGATTGAAGAGTTTATGTTAGCAGCTAATGAAACAGTAGCTGAGCATATGTTTAAAACTAAAATACCGTTTGTATATAGAATCCATGAAAGCCCTGATGAAGAAAAACTAACAAAGTTTAAGGAATTTGTATATAATTTAGGATACAATATTAGTTGGACAGAAGAAATACATCCTAAGAGTTTCCAAGAAATTTTAGAGAAAGTTAAAGGACAAAATGAAGAAACTGTTGTAAGTACCTTATTATTACGTTCAATGATGCAAGCTAAATATGCACCAGCATGTATAGGACATTTTGGCTTAGCAGCTCAATATTATTGTCATTTTACTTCTCCAATAAGAAGATATCCAGATTTACAAATTCATAGAATAATAAAGGAATATTTGCATGCACAAATAGATGAAAAGAGATACAATAGGTTGAAAAATATAGTTGGATATGCAGCTAAGCAGTCATCAGAAATGGAAAGAAAGGCACAAGATGCTGAAAGAGAAGTTGATGATTTAAAGAAAGCAGAGTATATGCAAGATAGAATTGGAGAAGAATTTGAAGGAATTATATCTTCAGTTACAAGCTTTGGAATATTCGTTGAATTACCAAGTACAATTGAAGGGTTAGTTCATGTTAATGATTTAAATGATGATTATTATGTATTTAATGAATCACATCTTTCACTAACTGGAGAAAGAACTAAAAAGGTATATAAATTAGGAGATAAGGTTAAAGTTGAATGTGTGGATGTAGATATAGCTAATAGAGAGATTTTCTTTAGAATTACAGAAGAACCTAAGAGAGAAGATGAAATAGCTGATAAAGATGATAGTCAAATTCAAATTAAATGA
- the secG gene encoding preprotein translocase subunit SecG has product MKNIFLVLEVILGIFTIVTVYMQPSKADALSGLIQGATTDTFFAKNKSRTKEVILVRLTYIFMALFAINTIVLNILK; this is encoded by the coding sequence ATGAAAAATATATTTTTAGTCCTAGAAGTAATATTAGGAATATTCACTATTGTGACTGTTTATATGCAACCAAGTAAAGCTGATGCGTTAAGTGGTTTAATACAAGGAGCTACAACAGATACATTTTTTGCAAAAAATAAGTCTAGAACTAAGGAAGTAATTCTTGTAAGATTAACATACATATTTATGGCTCTTTTTGCGATAAATACAATTGTGTTAAATATATTAAAGTAA
- the eno gene encoding phosphopyruvate hydratase: MKDYLEIVDVVARQIIDSRCFPTVEVEIYLEDGSMGRAAVPSGASTGMYEAVELRDGDKSQYQGKGVLNAVNNINETIAEELIGCNVFDQTYIDEMLIKLDGTPNKGKLGANAILGVSLAVANAAANALAMPLYRYIGGVNAKVLPVPMMNILNGGSHADNSVDLQEFMIMPAGAPTFSEALRMCAEVYHTLKKILNDKGYATGIGDEGGFAPNLTSNAEALDVIIEAIEKAGYKPGEEIFIAIDAASSEYYKDGKYVLEHEGRTLSSKEMVDFFEDWVNKYPIISIEDGMAEEDWDGWKLITERLGKKVQLVGDDLFVTNTERLEKGIELGVGNSILIKLNQIGTLTETLNAIEMANRAGYTAVVSHRSGETEDTTIADLVVAVNAGQIKTGAPARSERVAKYNQLLRIEEELDEVAEYRGKKAFFNIKK, from the coding sequence ATGAAAGATTATTTAGAAATTGTAGATGTTGTTGCCAGACAAATAATAGACTCTAGATGTTTTCCTACAGTAGAAGTAGAAATATATCTAGAAGATGGTTCTATGGGAAGAGCAGCAGTACCATCAGGTGCATCAACTGGAATGTACGAAGCAGTAGAATTAAGAGATGGAGATAAAAGTCAATATCAAGGTAAGGGTGTTTTAAATGCAGTAAATAATATAAATGAAACAATTGCTGAAGAATTAATTGGATGCAATGTATTTGACCAAACTTATATTGATGAAATGCTTATTAAATTAGATGGAACTCCTAATAAAGGCAAGTTAGGTGCTAATGCAATTTTGGGTGTTTCATTAGCTGTTGCAAATGCTGCTGCAAATGCTTTAGCAATGCCATTGTACAGATACATAGGTGGAGTAAATGCAAAAGTATTACCAGTTCCTATGATGAATATTTTAAACGGAGGTTCACATGCTGATAACTCTGTAGATTTACAAGAATTTATGATTATGCCAGCTGGAGCTCCTACATTCAGCGAAGCTTTAAGAATGTGCGCTGAAGTTTATCATACATTAAAGAAGATTTTAAACGACAAAGGATATGCAACTGGCATTGGTGATGAGGGTGGATTTGCTCCAAATTTAACATCAAATGCAGAGGCACTTGATGTTATAATAGAAGCAATAGAAAAAGCTGGATATAAACCAGGAGAAGAAATCTTTATTGCAATTGATGCTGCTTCATCAGAATATTATAAGGATGGTAAATATGTATTAGAACATGAGGGCAGAACATTAAGCTCAAAAGAGATGGTTGATTTCTTTGAAGATTGGGTTAATAAGTATCCTATTATTTCCATTGAAGACGGTATGGCAGAAGAGGATTGGGACGGATGGAAGTTAATTACTGAAAGATTAGGAAAGAAAGTTCAATTAGTTGGTGATGATTTGTTTGTTACTAATACTGAAAGACTTGAAAAGGGTATTGAACTTGGAGTAGGTAATTCAATCCTTATTAAGTTAAACCAAATTGGTACATTAACAGAAACATTAAATGCTATAGAAATGGCTAATAGAGCAGGATATACAGCTGTTGTATCTCACAGAAGTGGTGAAACAGAAGATACTACTATAGCTGACTTAGTTGTTGCTGTTAATGCAGGACAAATTAAAACAGGTGCACCAGCAAGATCTGAAAGAGTTGCAAAATATAATCAATTGTTAAGAATTGAAGAAGAATTAGATGAGGTAGCAGAGTATAGAGGTAAGAAGGCTTTCTTCAATATTAAGAAATAG
- a CDS encoding cell wall-binding protein → MIKKFIIASLATVLTVGPCLPAVTAEAAVNSDKYLGQTVDSNGKYQGWYKFSDGSWGYYIDYGKLVKNVWVNEPDGDYGIGADGKMVTGWFPNAIDNKWYYFQSDGKASKGWLQSDGLWYYMDNKGAMLTGWQKINERWYYFDTTTGVMASNIKVDGYYLSADGSLQ, encoded by the coding sequence ATGATTAAAAAATTTATTATTGCATCTTTAGCTACTGTATTAACAGTTGGACCATGTTTGCCAGCTGTAACTGCAGAAGCTGCAGTTAATTCTGATAAGTATCTAGGACAAACTGTAGATAGCAACGGAAAGTATCAAGGGTGGTATAAATTCTCAGATGGCAGCTGGGGATACTATATTGACTACGGAAAATTAGTTAAAAACGTTTGGGTAAACGAGCCTGATGGTGACTATGGTATAGGCGCCGATGGTAAGATGGTAACTGGATGGTTTCCTAATGCTATAGACAACAAGTGGTACTACTTCCAATCAGATGGTAAGGCAAGCAAGGGCTGGCTACAAAGTGATGGATTATGGTACTACATGGATAACAAAGGAGCTATGTTAACAGGTTGGCAAAAAATTAATGAAAGATGGTATTATTTCGATACAACTACTGGAGTAATGGCAAGTAATATCAAAGTTGATGGATATTATTTATCTGCAGATGGTTCTCTGCAATAA
- the gpmI gene encoding 2,3-bisphosphoglycerate-independent phosphoglycerate mutase — protein MSKKPVMLMILDGFGIAPKSEGNAVSLAKKPNFDRLVANYPNSQLQASGLEVGLPEGQMGNSEVGHLNIGSGRIVYQELTRITKAIKDGDFFENEALRLAMSNAKKTGAALHLMGLLSNGGVHSHIDHLKGLLEFAKKEGVQNVFVHAFMDGRDVPPSSAKEFIKETEAAMAEIGVGKIATISGRYYAMDRDNRWERVELAYNALVLGKGETANSAVEAIENSYHDNKTDEFVLPTVILENGSPITNIKNGDSVVFFNFRPDRAREITRAINDKEFVGFKRETLDLTFVTMTQYDKTLEGVHVAYTPQTLANTLGQYVSSKGLNQLRIAETEKYAHVTFFFNGGVEKENPGEERVVIPSPKVATYDLKPEMSAYEVTEELLARLDSDKYDMIILNFANPDMVGHTGVVEAAVKAIESVDECLGNVVNKVLEKDGCVFITADHGNAETMIDFSTGNPYTAHTTEPVPFVWVSNDTEGKKLKDGKLADIAPTMLGQLGLEVPAEMTGENLILNK, from the coding sequence ATGTCAAAAAAGCCAGTTATGTTAATGATATTAGATGGTTTTGGAATTGCACCAAAATCAGAAGGAAATGCTGTAAGTTTAGCTAAGAAACCAAATTTCGATAGATTAGTTGCAAATTATCCAAATTCTCAATTACAAGCAAGTGGATTAGAAGTTGGATTACCAGAAGGTCAAATGGGAAATTCAGAAGTAGGACATTTAAATATTGGATCAGGTAGAATTGTATATCAAGAATTAACTAGAATTACTAAAGCTATTAAGGATGGGGACTTTTTTGAAAATGAAGCTCTTAGATTAGCTATGAGTAATGCTAAAAAAACTGGAGCAGCGCTACACTTAATGGGATTATTATCAAATGGTGGAGTTCACTCACACATTGATCATTTAAAAGGTCTTTTAGAATTTGCTAAAAAAGAAGGAGTTCAAAATGTTTTTGTTCATGCTTTCATGGATGGAAGAGATGTACCACCTTCATCAGCAAAAGAATTCATAAAAGAAACTGAAGCTGCAATGGCTGAAATTGGAGTAGGTAAAATTGCTACTATAAGTGGTAGATATTATGCAATGGATAGAGATAATAGATGGGAAAGAGTTGAACTTGCATATAACGCATTAGTTTTAGGTAAAGGTGAAACTGCTAATAGTGCAGTAGAAGCAATTGAAAATTCATATCATGACAACAAAACTGATGAATTTGTTTTACCAACAGTAATCTTAGAAAATGGTAGCCCAATAACTAATATTAAGAACGGAGACTCAGTTGTATTCTTTAACTTTAGACCAGATAGAGCAAGAGAAATAACTAGAGCTATTAATGATAAAGAATTTGTAGGATTTAAGAGAGAAACTTTAGATCTTACTTTTGTAACAATGACTCAATATGATAAAACTTTAGAAGGAGTTCATGTTGCTTATACTCCACAAACCTTAGCTAATACTCTTGGACAATATGTAAGTAGTAAGGGATTAAATCAATTAAGAATTGCTGAAACTGAAAAGTATGCTCACGTTACTTTCTTCTTTAATGGTGGTGTTGAAAAAGAAAATCCAGGTGAAGAAAGAGTTGTAATTCCATCACCAAAGGTTGCAACTTATGATCTAAAACCAGAAATGAGTGCATATGAAGTAACAGAAGAATTATTAGCTAGGTTAGATAGCGATAAATATGATATGATAATTCTAAACTTTGCAAATCCAGATATGGTTGGACATACAGGTGTTGTTGAAGCAGCTGTTAAGGCGATTGAATCTGTTGATGAGTGTTTAGGTAATGTCGTAAATAAAGTCTTAGAAAAAGATGGATGTGTATTTATTACTGCAGACCATGGTAATGCTGAAACTATGATAGATTTCTCAACAGGAAATCCATATACAGCTCATACTACAGAGCCAGTTCCATTTGTTTGGGTATCAAATGATACTGAAGGCAAGAAATTAAAAGATGGAAAGCTTGCTGATATAGCTCCAACAATGTTAGGTCAATTAGGTTTAGAAGTACCTGCTGAAATGACTGGAGAAAATTTAATATTAAATAAGTAA
- the tpiA gene encoding triose-phosphate isomerase gives MRKAIIAGNWKMNKTVDEAVKMIEELKPLVKDATCDVVVCPTFVCLDAVKKAVAGSNIKVAAQNMHFEESGAFTGEVSPSMLEAMGIDYVVLGHSERREYFNETDEALNKKVKKAFEHNITPILCCGETLEQRENGTTNKVIEAQIKADIAGLTNEQVEKLVIAYEPIWAIGTGKTATDEQANETIKAIRSMVAEMYGSEYAEKTRIQYGGSVKPNTIKAQMEMSDIDGALVGGASLVAADFSAIVNY, from the coding sequence ATGAGAAAAGCAATTATAGCAGGTAACTGGAAAATGAATAAAACTGTTGATGAAGCAGTTAAAATGATAGAAGAATTAAAACCATTAGTTAAAGATGCTACATGTGATGTAGTTGTATGTCCTACTTTTGTATGTTTAGATGCAGTAAAAAAAGCTGTAGCTGGATCAAATATAAAAGTTGCTGCACAAAACATGCACTTTGAAGAAAGTGGAGCTTTCACAGGAGAAGTTTCTCCATCAATGCTTGAAGCTATGGGAATTGATTATGTTGTTTTAGGACACAGCGAAAGAAGAGAATACTTCAATGAAACTGATGAAGCATTAAACAAAAAGGTTAAAAAAGCTTTTGAACACAACATCACTCCAATTCTTTGTTGTGGAGAAACTTTAGAACAAAGAGAAAACGGAACTACTAATAAAGTTATCGAAGCTCAAATTAAAGCTGATATAGCTGGATTAACTAATGAACAAGTAGAAAAATTAGTTATTGCTTACGAACCAATCTGGGCAATCGGAACTGGTAAAACTGCTACAGATGAGCAAGCAAATGAAACAATAAAAGCAATAAGATCTATGGTTGCTGAAATGTACGGTTCAGAATATGCTGAAAAAACAAGAATTCAATACGGTGGATCAGTTAAACCAAACACAATAAAAGCTCAAATGGAAATGTCTGATATCGATGGAGCATTAGTTGGTGGAGCTAGCTTAGTTGCAGCAGATTTTTCTGCAATAGTTAACTACTAG
- a CDS encoding phosphoglycerate kinase, which yields MNFNKKTIEDIDVNGKKVLVRCDFNVPLKDGVITDENRLNGALPTIKYLVAHNAKVILCSHLGKDASKSLAPVAKRLSEMLDKEVVFARDEEVVGENAKKAVAEMKDGDIVLLENTRCRKEETKNVETFSKELASLADVFVNDAFGTAHRAHCSTVGVTDYIDTAVCGYLIQKELKFLGNAVETPERPFVAILGGAKVSDKIAVINNLLDKVNTIIIGGGMAYTFLKAQGYEIGTSLVEEDRLDYAKEMIAKAEEKGVKFLLPVDHRVAAEFKDVAAVVTEDQNIPAGSMGLDIGPKTETLYAEAVKDAKTVIWNGPMGVFEFENFNKGTIAVAKAMADSSATTIIGGGDSAAAVNILGFGDKMTHISTGGGASLEFLEGKVLPGIAALND from the coding sequence ATGAATTTTAACAAGAAAACAATTGAAGATATCGATGTTAACGGAAAAAAAGTACTAGTAAGATGTGACTTTAATGTTCCATTAAAAGATGGTGTTATAACTGATGAAAACAGATTAAATGGAGCACTTCCAACAATCAAATATTTAGTTGCACATAATGCAAAAGTTATTCTTTGCTCACACTTAGGAAAAGATGCTTCAAAATCATTAGCTCCAGTTGCTAAAAGATTAAGTGAAATGTTAGATAAAGAAGTTGTTTTTGCTAGAGATGAAGAAGTTGTTGGTGAAAATGCTAAAAAAGCAGTTGCAGAAATGAAAGATGGAGACATCGTTTTATTAGAAAACACTAGATGCAGAAAAGAAGAAACAAAGAACGTTGAAACATTCTCTAAAGAATTAGCTTCATTAGCTGACGTATTTGTTAATGATGCATTTGGAACAGCTCACAGAGCTCACTGTTCAACAGTTGGAGTAACTGATTATATAGATACTGCTGTATGTGGATACTTAATTCAAAAAGAATTAAAATTTTTAGGAAATGCAGTTGAAACTCCAGAAAGACCTTTTGTTGCTATTTTAGGTGGAGCAAAAGTTTCAGATAAGATTGCTGTTATTAACAATCTTTTAGATAAAGTTAATACAATCATCATTGGTGGTGGAATGGCTTATACATTCTTAAAGGCTCAAGGATATGAAATCGGAACTTCATTAGTTGAAGAAGATAGACTTGACTACGCTAAAGAAATGATTGCAAAGGCAGAAGAAAAGGGAGTTAAGTTCTTATTACCAGTAGACCATAGAGTTGCTGCAGAATTTAAAGATGTAGCTGCTGTAGTTACTGAAGATCAAAACATTCCTGCTGGAAGTATGGGATTAGATATTGGACCAAAGACAGAAACTTTATATGCAGAAGCTGTTAAAGATGCTAAGACTGTAATCTGGAATGGACCAATGGGAGTGTTCGAATTTGAAAACTTCAACAAAGGAACAATTGCAGTAGCTAAAGCTATGGCTGATTCAAGTGCTACTACTATAATCGGTGGTGGAGATTCAGCTGCTGCTGTTAACATTTTAGGATTTGGAGATAAGATGACTCATATCTCAACTGGTGGTGGAGCATCACTTGAATTCTTAGAAGGTAAAGTATTACCAGGAATTGCTGCATTAAATGACTAA
- the gap gene encoding type I glyceraldehyde-3-phosphate dehydrogenase, whose translation MVNVAINGFGRIGRLALRLMINNPEFNVVAINDLTDAKMLAHLFKYDSAQGRFDGEIEVKEGAFVVNGKEIKVTADANPANLPWGQLNVDIVLECTGFFASKDKASAHIQAGAKKVVISAPAGNDLPTVVYNVNHEILKSTDTVISGASCTTNCLAPMAKALNDNFGLTKGFMTTIHSYTNDQNTLDAPHRKGDLRRARAAAASIIPNSTGAAKAIGLVIPELKGKLDGGAQRVPCITGSLTELVCTLDKKVTVEEVNAAMKAVATESYGYTEDEIVSCDIIGSSFGSLFDATQTKVMEVNGEQLVKVASWYDNEMSYTNQLIRTLGYFANLK comes from the coding sequence ATGGTAAACGTAGCAATTAATGGTTTTGGAAGAATAGGAAGATTAGCTTTAAGATTAATGATCAACAACCCTGAATTTAATGTGGTTGCAATCAACGACTTAACAGATGCTAAAATGTTAGCTCACTTATTCAAATATGATTCAGCTCAAGGAAGATTCGATGGAGAAATCGAAGTTAAAGAAGGAGCTTTTGTAGTAAACGGAAAGGAAATCAAAGTTACTGCAGATGCTAACCCAGCAAACTTACCATGGGGACAATTAAATGTAGATATCGTTTTAGAATGTACTGGATTCTTTGCTTCAAAAGACAAAGCTTCAGCTCATATTCAAGCAGGTGCTAAGAAAGTTGTTATTTCAGCTCCAGCAGGAAACGATCTACCAACAGTAGTTTACAATGTAAACCACGAAATCTTAAAATCAACAGATACAGTTATTTCAGGTGCTTCATGTACTACTAACTGTTTAGCTCCAATGGCTAAAGCTTTAAATGATAACTTTGGATTAACAAAAGGTTTCATGACAACAATTCACTCATACACTAACGATCAAAATACTTTAGATGCTCCACACAGAAAAGGTGATTTAAGAAGAGCTAGAGCAGCTGCAGCTTCAATCATCCCTAACTCAACTGGTGCTGCTAAAGCAATCGGATTAGTTATTCCTGAATTAAAAGGAAAATTAGATGGTGGTGCTCAAAGAGTTCCATGTATCACTGGTTCATTAACTGAATTAGTTTGTACTTTAGATAAGAAAGTAACTGTAGAAGAAGTTAACGCTGCTATGAAGGCTGTTGCTACTGAATCTTACGGATATACTGAAGATGAAATAGTTTCTTGTGATATCATCGGAAGCAGCTTCGGTTCATTATTCGATGCTACACAAACTAAAGTTATGGAAGTTAACGGAGAACAATTAGTTAAAGTTGCTTCTTGGTATGATAACGAAATGTCATACACTAACCAATTAATCAGAACTTTAGGATACTTCGCTAACTTAAAGTAA
- a CDS encoding sugar-binding transcriptional regulator has product MGQLKTKGVFELQEILELQRKIVPELVNTLDKRYNILLTIYHNQPIGRRVLSDKLNIGERSVRTEIGFLKDQGLIDINTAGMTVTSDGVELIIKLKDFIHEIKGLSHMEEKIKSLLNLKKVIIVPGDVEENSLVLKDLGKACANYVKDVLEDNSIVALTGGSTLKEVVEAFPKITNLSNIQVVPARGGMGKKVETQANTLAATLAKKLNGTYKMLHISENLSLDIVDTLLKEEAVKAVIDAIHKADVLMYGIGNAVQMARKRGVPEKEIDNLINNGAVGEAFGCYFSRDSKIISEATTIGIKINEAKKIKTHIAVAGGKNKVESIIATEFNDFTGVLVTDEAAANGILDILENRIQ; this is encoded by the coding sequence ATGGGACAGTTGAAGACCAAGGGAGTGTTTGAGTTGCAGGAAATATTAGAATTACAAAGGAAAATAGTTCCTGAGCTTGTAAATACATTAGATAAAAGGTATAACATACTTTTAACAATCTATCACAATCAACCTATTGGGAGAAGAGTATTATCTGATAAGTTAAATATCGGAGAAAGAAGTGTTAGAACTGAAATAGGTTTTTTAAAGGATCAAGGTTTAATTGATATAAATACTGCAGGTATGACAGTTACAAGTGATGGAGTAGAACTTATAATAAAATTAAAAGATTTTATACATGAAATAAAGGGACTTTCCCATATGGAAGAAAAAATAAAATCTTTACTTAATTTAAAAAAAGTAATTATAGTCCCAGGGGATGTGGAAGAAAATTCATTAGTCTTAAAAGACTTAGGAAAAGCATGTGCTAATTATGTTAAAGATGTTTTAGAAGATAATTCTATTGTAGCATTAACAGGTGGCAGCACATTAAAAGAAGTAGTAGAAGCATTTCCCAAAATAACAAATTTGTCTAACATACAAGTAGTACCAGCAAGAGGTGGAATGGGAAAGAAAGTTGAAACCCAAGCTAATACATTAGCAGCAACCTTAGCTAAAAAGTTAAATGGTACTTATAAAATGCTTCATATCTCAGAAAATTTAAGCTTAGATATAGTAGATACTTTGCTTAAAGAAGAAGCTGTTAAAGCTGTTATTGATGCTATTCATAAAGCAGATGTTCTAATGTATGGTATAGGTAATGCAGTGCAGATGGCTAGAAAAAGAGGAGTTCCGGAGAAAGAAATAGATAACTTAATAAATAACGGAGCTGTAGGAGAAGCATTTGGATGTTACTTTAGTAGAGACTCAAAAATAATCTCAGAAGCTACCACAATTGGAATTAAAATTAATGAAGCAAAAAAAATCAAGACACATATTGCAGTAGCAGGTGGGAAAAATAAAGTAGAGTCGATTATAGCAACTGAATTTAATGATTTCACTGGTGTACTGGTTACCGATGAAGCGGCAGCTAATGGTATACTAGATATATTAGAAAATCGAATTCAGTAA